In Francisella hispaniensis FSC454, a genomic segment contains:
- the ggt gene encoding gamma-glutamyltransferase gives MKKLFVNLMSLLILLPSLTLIAAPVPTGYDFIPIQEEMQIAQPVVQKHGMVASQEALASKVGLDILKQGGNAVDAAVAVGFALAVTLPRAGNLAGGGFMIIHLQDGNKNIAINYREKAPAKASRDMFLDDKGNVDYSKVSGSYSASGVPGTVAGLIDAQQKYGKLKLSQVIAPAIKLAENGIPVSYDFHQSLVTAKPWLQKSPDAMRIFYKKDGSAYEVGEILKQPELANSLKLIAKQGKKAFYEGEIAHKIADSMAKNGGLITLQDLKNYNIEEMKPLKGTYRGYTIYSMPPPSSGGVILIELLNILENFPLSDYGNNSAKTINLMSNAMSYAYNDRNSDLGDPDFVKMDLAKFLSKKYAKQIAKKITTDKHIPSKDISSIDPDDHEKLQTTHFSIVDKDGNMVSNTYTLNYSYGSGIVVPGTGILLNNEMDDFTAKVGVANVFGLVQGEANTVAPNKRPLSSMTPTIILDKDGNPFLATGSPGGSRIITTTLQVILNVIDFNMNLQAAVNNPRIHSQLWPEEIGIEQGISVDTINLLKKMGNTITPYAAMGAAESVMSDGQYVYGAADPRRGNALAVGY, from the coding sequence GTGAAAAAATTATTTGTAAATTTAATGTCATTGTTGATACTGTTACCAAGTTTAACTTTAATTGCTGCACCAGTCCCGACAGGTTATGATTTTATTCCTATCCAAGAAGAGATGCAAATTGCTCAACCAGTTGTGCAAAAGCATGGAATGGTTGCATCTCAAGAAGCTCTTGCAAGTAAGGTAGGCTTAGATATCCTAAAGCAAGGTGGTAATGCTGTTGATGCTGCGGTAGCTGTTGGTTTTGCTTTGGCGGTCACTCTACCTAGAGCAGGTAATCTTGCTGGTGGTGGATTTATGATTATTCATCTACAAGATGGTAATAAGAATATAGCTATAAACTATCGTGAAAAAGCCCCAGCAAAAGCATCTCGCGATATGTTTCTAGATGATAAAGGTAATGTTGACTATAGTAAAGTTTCTGGTTCTTACAGTGCTTCAGGTGTACCTGGCACAGTTGCTGGCTTAATCGATGCGCAACAAAAATATGGTAAATTAAAACTATCACAGGTTATTGCTCCTGCTATCAAACTTGCCGAAAATGGTATTCCTGTAAGTTATGATTTTCATCAGTCGCTTGTAACTGCAAAACCGTGGTTACAAAAATCTCCAGACGCTATGAGAATCTTTTATAAAAAAGATGGATCTGCCTATGAGGTGGGAGAAATCCTAAAGCAACCTGAACTTGCTAATAGTCTAAAGCTAATTGCAAAACAAGGCAAAAAAGCTTTCTATGAAGGAGAAATAGCTCATAAGATAGCTGATAGTATGGCTAAAAATGGTGGTTTAATAACATTACAAGATTTGAAAAATTATAATATTGAGGAGATGAAACCACTTAAAGGAACTTATAGAGGCTATACTATATACTCTATGCCACCACCAAGTTCAGGTGGAGTAATCCTAATTGAGCTACTAAATATTTTAGAGAATTTCCCATTATCTGACTATGGTAACAATAGTGCTAAAACTATCAATCTTATGAGTAATGCAATGAGTTACGCATATAATGACAGAAACTCTGACTTAGGCGATCCGGATTTTGTTAAGATGGATTTAGCTAAGTTCTTATCTAAAAAATATGCAAAACAGATTGCTAAAAAGATAACTACAGATAAGCATATTCCTAGTAAAGATATTAGTAGTATAGATCCAGATGATCATGAAAAACTACAAACTACTCATTTTAGTATCGTTGATAAAGATGGCAATATGGTATCAAATACTTATACGCTAAACTATTCTTATGGAAGTGGTATTGTAGTACCAGGAACTGGAATCTTATTAAATAACGAAATGGATGATTTCACTGCTAAAGTTGGTGTGGCAAATGTTTTTGGTTTGGTTCAGGGTGAGGCAAATACAGTCGCACCAAATAAACGACCACTAAGCTCAATGACTCCAACGATAATATTAGATAAGGATGGTAATCCTTTCTTAGCTACAGGTTCTCCTGGTGGTAGCCGTATTATTACAACAACGCTACAAGTGATTCTAAATGTAATTGATTTTAATATGAATCTTCAAGCAGCGGTTAATAATCCTCGTATACATAGTCAATTATGGCCAGAAGAGATTGGTATAGAGCAGGGTATATCTGTAGATACAATTAATCTACTTAAGAAGATGGGTAACACTATCACTCCTTATGCTGCTATGGGAGCAGCTGAGTCTGTAATGTCAGATGGTCAATATGTTTATGGTGCTGCAGATCCTCGTAGAGGTAATGCCTTAGCGGTAGGGTATTGA
- a CDS encoding class I SAM-dependent methyltransferase, which yields MSKSNVDFSSVATLYQKARPSVPVEIIDFLKEKILSNQKAWDCGTGNGQTAIKLAEFINEIHATDISSAQLAKAFKHNNIKYFEADEANSMFADRCVDLITVSQAAHWFDMSKFEKECIRILKPNGIVAIWAYHHNITVNAEVEIIYQEFYKTIRPYFPQGREHVDNFYKDININLPNLEAPEFKQTKKMNFDGFIEYLKSFSAYAEYLKNHNKCPIIELGFYDKFRESWGDSKKIYNVVWPIIFKCYINK from the coding sequence ATGAGTAAATCAAACGTAGATTTTAGTTCAGTAGCAACATTATATCAAAAAGCTAGACCCAGTGTTCCTGTTGAGATTATAGACTTTCTAAAAGAAAAAATACTCTCTAATCAAAAAGCTTGGGATTGTGGTACTGGTAATGGTCAAACAGCAATCAAATTAGCTGAATTTATCAATGAAATCCATGCTACTGATATTAGTAGTGCTCAACTAGCTAAAGCCTTCAAACATAATAATATTAAATATTTTGAAGCAGATGAAGCTAATAGTATGTTTGCTGACCGATGTGTTGATCTAATAACAGTTTCACAAGCTGCTCATTGGTTTGATATGAGTAAATTTGAAAAAGAGTGTATACGCATACTTAAACCTAATGGAATTGTAGCTATTTGGGCATATCACCATAACATTACTGTCAATGCTGAAGTTGAAATTATTTACCAAGAATTTTATAAAACTATCCGACCATACTTCCCACAAGGTAGAGAACATGTTGATAACTTTTATAAAGATATCAATATTAATTTACCCAATTTAGAAGCCCCAGAATTTAAACAAACTAAAAAAATGAATTTTGATGGTTTTATCGAATATCTCAAATCTTTTTCTGCTTATGCCGAATATCTCAAAAATCACAATAAATGCCCTATAATTGAACTAGGATTTTATGATAAATTCAGAGAATCATGGGGAGACAGTAAAAAAATATATAATGTGGTTTGGCCAATTATATTTAAATGTTATATCAACAAATAA
- the typA gene encoding translational GTPase TypA, giving the protein MIENLRNIAIIAHVDHGKTTLVDKLLQQSGTLKSRGPEVERVMDSNDIEKERGITILAKNTALKWNDYRINIVDTPGHADFGGEVERVLSMVDSVLLLVDAVDGPMPQTRFVTEKAFAKGLKPIVVINKIDRDGARPDWVVDQVFDLFDRLGATDEQLDFPVIYASAINGWATNDINEKKEDMTDLFKAIIENVEHPAVDENGPFQMQISSLDYSNFTGTIGIGRIQRGKIKTNTPVTIVNAAGEKRSGRVLQILGYLGLERNEVPEASAGDIVCVTGMEGLKISDTLCNPEYVEALPALSVDEPTISMTFQVNNSPFAGKEGKFVTSRQIKERLEKELIHNVALRVEQLDDPDKFKVSGRGELHLSILLENMRREGFEIAVSRPQVIFKDIDGERHEPYEQAIIDIDEEHQGTVMEKMGLRQGELKNMEPDGKGRVKLEFIIPSRGLIGFYTEFLTITSGSGILNKVFDHYGPMKKQTLETRQNGTLVSMVSGKALAFALFNLQERGRMFIGHGTDVYEGMIIGIHNRDNDLVVNPCKGKQLTNIRASGKDEAVVLVPPIKLTLEYALEFIEDDELVEITPKSIRLRKKHLTESDRKKASRGTL; this is encoded by the coding sequence ATGATTGAAAATTTAAGAAATATCGCAATTATTGCACACGTTGACCATGGTAAAACTACTTTGGTTGACAAATTATTACAACAATCTGGAACACTCAAAAGTCGTGGCCCTGAAGTTGAAAGAGTCATGGACTCTAATGATATCGAAAAAGAAAGAGGTATCACAATTTTAGCTAAAAATACTGCGCTTAAGTGGAATGACTATAGAATCAATATCGTAGATACTCCGGGGCATGCTGACTTCGGTGGTGAAGTTGAGCGTGTACTTTCAATGGTTGACTCGGTATTGCTACTAGTTGATGCTGTTGATGGACCAATGCCTCAAACTAGATTCGTAACAGAAAAGGCATTTGCAAAAGGTCTAAAACCTATAGTCGTAATCAATAAGATTGATAGAGATGGTGCACGTCCTGACTGGGTTGTTGATCAAGTTTTTGATTTATTTGATAGGCTAGGTGCAACTGATGAACAATTAGATTTCCCTGTTATCTATGCTTCTGCTATCAATGGCTGGGCAACTAATGATATCAATGAGAAAAAAGAAGATATGACAGATCTTTTCAAAGCTATCATAGAAAATGTTGAGCATCCTGCTGTAGATGAAAATGGTCCATTCCAAATGCAAATATCTTCACTAGATTATTCAAACTTCACTGGTACTATTGGTATTGGTCGTATTCAAAGAGGTAAAATCAAAACAAATACTCCTGTAACAATCGTAAATGCAGCAGGTGAAAAAAGAAGTGGACGTGTGCTACAAATATTAGGTTATCTTGGTTTAGAGAGAAACGAAGTACCAGAAGCTAGCGCTGGTGACATAGTTTGTGTAACAGGTATGGAGGGTCTAAAAATTTCTGATACATTATGTAATCCAGAATATGTCGAAGCCCTGCCTGCCCTTTCTGTAGATGAGCCAACTATCAGTATGACATTCCAAGTTAATAACTCACCTTTTGCTGGTAAAGAAGGTAAGTTTGTAACATCGCGTCAGATCAAAGAAAGACTCGAGAAAGAACTAATCCATAATGTTGCTCTAAGAGTTGAGCAACTAGATGATCCTGATAAATTCAAAGTTTCTGGTCGTGGTGAATTACATTTATCAATCTTACTTGAGAATATGCGTCGCGAAGGCTTTGAAATCGCAGTATCGCGCCCACAAGTAATCTTCAAAGATATTGATGGTGAAAGACATGAGCCATATGAACAAGCTATAATCGATATTGATGAAGAGCATCAAGGGACAGTAATGGAGAAAATGGGCTTACGTCAAGGTGAGCTTAAAAATATGGAGCCAGATGGTAAAGGACGTGTCAAGCTTGAATTTATAATACCTTCGCGTGGTTTGATAGGTTTCTATACAGAATTCCTAACTATTACATCAGGTTCAGGTATTTTAAATAAAGTATTTGACCACTATGGACCGATGAAAAAACAAACTCTTGAAACTCGCCAAAATGGTACATTAGTTTCGATGGTATCGGGTAAGGCTTTGGCATTTGCTCTGTTTAATCTACAAGAGCGTGGTAGAATGTTTATTGGTCATGGTACAGATGTATATGAGGGGATGATTATCGGGATTCATAATAGAGATAATGATCTTGTCGTAAACCCTTGTAAAGGTAAACAACTTACTAATATTCGTGCCTCTGGTAAAGATGAAGCTGTAGTTTTAGTCCCACCAATTAAGCTTACTCTTGAGTACGCTTTAGAATTTATCGAAGATGATGAACTTGTTGAAATTACACCAAAATCTATTAGATTAAGAAAAAAACACCTAACAGAATCTGATCGTAAAAAAGCATCTCGTGGTACACTTTAA
- a CDS encoding restriction endonuclease subunit S: MSELYKLPAGWEWKKLDSISSIVGGGTPKRNIQEYWENGSIVWLSPTDLGNIGEIIKVSSSKDMITKLGLDKSSARLLPIGTVLYSSRATIGKIAINEIKVSTNQGFTNFICSDGLYNYYLAYCLSNFTSEIVSLSNSTTFKEVSKSSFKSFSIPLPPLAEQKRIVAKLDSLFEKIDKAIELHQQNITNANTLMASTLDKTFKKLEGEYGNKTLSDSVGNPKKDIVDGPFGSNLKAPEYIQKGVPIIRIQNIQRLEFINKDIKFVSEKKAEFLKRHSFIASDIVITKLGEPLGKSCIVPDNLERGIIVADIIRVRVDSSKSKNKYIMYAINSAIAINQFSENSMGSTRQRVKLSIVRDLKIPLPPLPIQQQTVEYLDSIATKVDKIKQLNEQKLENLKALKASILDKAFRGEL, translated from the coding sequence ATGAGCGAATTATATAAACTGCCAGCAGGGTGGGAGTGGAAGAAGTTAGACTCTATTTCATCTATTGTTGGTGGTGGAACACCAAAAAGGAATATACAAGAGTACTGGGAAAATGGAAGTATAGTTTGGCTTTCTCCTACCGATTTAGGAAATATCGGAGAAATAATAAAAGTATCATCATCTAAAGATATGATAACTAAATTAGGGCTAGATAAAAGTTCAGCAAGGCTATTACCAATAGGCACAGTTTTATATAGTAGTAGAGCTACTATAGGAAAAATAGCAATAAATGAAATCAAAGTTTCTACAAATCAAGGGTTTACAAACTTTATTTGTAGTGATGGTTTATATAATTACTATTTGGCATATTGTTTAAGCAATTTCACAAGTGAAATAGTTTCTCTTTCAAACTCAACGACCTTTAAAGAGGTTAGTAAATCTAGTTTTAAGAGTTTTTCAATCCCTCTCCCACCACTAGCAGAGCAAAAGCGAATAGTTGCTAAGTTAGATAGTCTTTTTGAGAAGATTGATAAGGCGATAGAGCTACACCAACAAAATATCACAAATGCAAATACTCTAATGGCTAGCACCCTTGATAAGACTTTTAAAAAGTTGGAGGGGGAGTATGGAAATAAAACTTTATCTGATAGTGTAGGAAATCCTAAAAAAGATATTGTAGATGGACCATTTGGTTCCAATCTTAAGGCACCTGAATATATTCAAAAAGGAGTACCTATTATCAGAATACAAAATATCCAGAGATTAGAGTTCATAAATAAAGATATTAAATTTGTTTCGGAGAAAAAAGCAGAGTTTTTGAAAAGACATTCATTTATAGCTTCTGATATCGTTATAACAAAACTAGGAGAACCTTTAGGTAAAAGTTGTATTGTACCTGATAATTTAGAACGAGGCATAATTGTTGCTGATATTATTAGAGTAAGAGTAGATAGTTCGAAGTCTAAAAATAAATATATTATGTATGCTATAAATTCTGCTATTGCTATAAATCAGTTCTCAGAAAACTCAATGGGATCTACAAGGCAAAGAGTTAAGCTATCTATTGTTAGAGATTTAAAAATTCCTCTCCCACCACTACCAATCCAACAACAAACCGTAGAGTATTTGGATAGTATTGCCACCAAGGTTGATAAGATTAAGCAATTAAATGAGCAGAAATTAGAGAATTTAAAGGCATTAAAAGCCAGTATTTTAGATAAGGCATTTCGTGGCGAGTTGTAA
- a CDS encoding Abi family protein: MNQQNILKFITKPRISKYSSLDGYKLNILESQKYYSSLAILEVALRNAINSTFCAKLGDNWLIENNFLKIKQIQQVENAKALLESRKEHVTQDKLVAELNFGFWTSLFSKVYDKQMRISILVKIFNNLPKKEEKLVNRHILGQKLNKIRIFRNRIFHYEKITNKPEFADVDDTISEMLSYLDKELLNFLAGVSI, encoded by the coding sequence GTGAATCAACAAAATATCCTAAAATTTATAACTAAACCAAGAATATCGAAGTATTCTAGCCTAGATGGTTATAAATTAAATATTTTAGAATCACAAAAATATTACTCATCACTAGCAATATTGGAAGTGGCACTCAGAAATGCTATAAACAGTACTTTTTGCGCCAAGCTTGGAGATAACTGGCTTATAGAAAATAATTTCCTAAAAATTAAACAAATTCAGCAAGTTGAGAATGCTAAGGCATTACTAGAAAGTAGAAAAGAACATGTTACTCAAGATAAATTAGTAGCAGAGCTTAATTTTGGCTTTTGGACATCTTTGTTTTCAAAAGTTTATGATAAACAAATGAGAATATCTATTTTGGTTAAAATTTTTAATAATCTACCTAAAAAAGAAGAAAAATTAGTAAATAGACATATTTTAGGTCAAAAGCTTAACAAAATAAGAATTTTTAGAAATAGGATTTTTCACTATGAGAAAATCACTAATAAGCCAGAGTTTGCAGATGTTGATGATACTATAAGCGAAATGTTAAGTTATTTAGATAAAGAGTTATTAAATTTCTTAGCAGGCGTGAGTATTTAA
- a CDS encoding transposase — MTNQNNQNNQTQYFKNRKNLRLKYYDYSSNGAYFVTICINNREYLFGDIIDGQIHLSDAGLMVEKIYYDLENKFANIQCGEYVIMPNHFHCVIHICNDGYGTNERDDIELSPTKVPVEGNLCVDPKLEKGEHAIQKKADIEPASTNNHVGVVPCANPLLGQPRGIAPTTLSDIIGAFKSLTTNAYINGVKTKNWQSFNKRLWQRNYYEHIIRNEKSYNEIIKYIQLNPLKWELDELNPKFENKNAIKDK; from the coding sequence ATGACAAACCAAAACAACCAAAACAACCAAACACAATATTTTAAAAACCGTAAAAATTTACGTTTGAAATATTATGATTATTCTTCGAATGGTGCATATTTTGTCACAATATGTATCAATAATCGTGAATATTTGTTTGGTGATATTATTGATGGTCAGATACATTTAAGTGATGCAGGATTAATGGTAGAGAAAATCTACTATGATTTAGAAAATAAATTTGCCAATATACAATGTGGTGAATATGTGATTATGCCAAACCATTTTCATTGTGTGATACATATTTGTAATGATGGATATGGGACGAATGAAAGGGATGATATAGAATTATCCCCTACAAAGGTTCCTGTAGAGGGCAACCTATGTGTTGACCCTAAATTAGAAAAGGGCGAACACGCAATTCAAAAAAAGGCAGATATAGAACCTGCCTCTACAAACAATCATGTAGGGGTTGTGCCTTGTGCCAACCCATTATTAGGGCAACCACGAGGGATTGCCCCTACGACATTATCGGATATCATTGGTGCATTTAAATCATTGACAACCAACGCATATATCAACGGTGTAAAAACCAAAAATTGGCAATCATTTAATAAACGCTTGTGGCAACGAAATTATTATGAACATATAATTAGAAATGAAAAATCATATAATGAAATTATAAAATATATCCAACTAAATCCTTTGAAATGGGAATTAGATGAATTAAACCCAAAATTTGAGAACAAAAATGCAATCAAAGATAAATAG
- a CDS encoding tetratricopeptide repeat protein, with translation MSEQENIPKQPKKIGPIALTKKNIIKALVSVGVIGSCVFGINSYLSYKHQLFLESYNTALADIQNQNKSGYKNAFIILKDLVEDDQATAKDYFYLGYIYQYGLGTEKNYYDAYKNYKKAANADYPSAFYQIAILYRDGLGVNKSNKKAIEYFKKSYDLGYKDSVTALADLVNSNNHIISVVEPEILYDIYLGYKNGSIISADDPVMANKYLTTAAAEGYEPAIIVQARNFTQAGDNYRALMLWQTLLYSSDPKVSELAKKEIVDVEERVKQQRLKELEEQRQQQIKIQIQQRQKLIEQAKKLDQIEQKKEVGLSTPKQKINNLSGLIYINLFKANKGQLQQFYKDILGVEVDTNFLKTGGNLDNSYVDDFLVLANLKNNQSSLKFDFANSANNNKYEGIIYYYYNSKDKISQDLLATIIKNNKPKASSLLPNLYDKLEIPVKQPEVTQQTDSSKQQQNQKQSKAEKIQLTHEEKIHRMQVFAQKGDFRQFYKLEQAAKDGDVYAMYYTGEYYYNNKEYKEALKYFNESAEKGYGQAYYKLASLYYNEEQNGVPYNKEKAMYYYKKAAELGVRNAQHILMLIE, from the coding sequence ATGTCAGAGCAAGAGAATATCCCTAAACAACCAAAAAAAATTGGTCCTATCGCGCTTACTAAAAAGAATATCATCAAAGCTTTAGTTTCAGTTGGTGTAATTGGTAGTTGTGTTTTTGGTATCAATAGTTACCTAAGCTATAAGCATCAGCTTTTCTTAGAAAGTTATAACACAGCTCTTGCTGATATCCAAAACCAAAATAAGAGTGGCTATAAAAACGCTTTTATAATTCTCAAAGACCTTGTAGAAGATGATCAAGCCACAGCTAAAGATTACTTTTATCTTGGCTATATCTACCAATATGGTTTAGGTACAGAAAAAAATTACTATGATGCCTACAAAAACTATAAGAAAGCAGCTAACGCAGACTATCCAAGCGCTTTTTATCAAATAGCTATCTTGTATAGAGATGGTTTAGGTGTTAATAAAAGTAATAAAAAAGCTATAGAATATTTTAAGAAATCATATGACCTTGGTTACAAAGATTCTGTGACAGCACTTGCTGATCTTGTTAATTCTAATAATCATATAATTTCAGTAGTTGAACCGGAAATTTTATATGATATCTATCTAGGTTACAAAAATGGTAGTATTATCTCTGCTGATGACCCAGTAATGGCAAATAAATATCTTACAACTGCCGCAGCTGAAGGTTATGAACCAGCGATAATCGTTCAAGCACGGAATTTTACCCAAGCTGGTGATAACTATAGAGCACTAATGCTGTGGCAAACATTATTATATAGCTCCGACCCTAAGGTATCAGAACTTGCTAAGAAAGAAATTGTTGATGTCGAAGAACGTGTAAAACAACAGCGCTTAAAAGAGCTTGAAGAGCAAAGACAACAGCAAATAAAAATACAGATACAACAACGCCAGAAGCTAATCGAACAAGCTAAAAAACTTGATCAAATTGAGCAAAAGAAAGAAGTTGGACTATCAACACCAAAACAAAAAATTAACAATCTAAGTGGTTTGATATATATAAACCTTTTTAAAGCCAATAAAGGTCAACTACAGCAATTCTATAAAGATATTCTCGGCGTTGAAGTTGATACAAACTTCTTAAAAACAGGGGGTAATTTAGATAATAGTTATGTTGATGACTTTTTAGTATTAGCTAATCTCAAAAATAATCAATCATCACTAAAATTTGATTTTGCTAATAGCGCTAACAATAATAAATACGAAGGCATTATCTACTACTATTACAATAGTAAAGACAAAATTAGCCAAGATTTATTGGCAACAATAATCAAAAACAATAAACCTAAAGCTTCTTCACTATTACCTAATCTTTACGATAAGCTAGAAATTCCAGTAAAACAACCAGAAGTCACTCAACAAACAGACTCATCAAAACAACAACAAAATCAAAAACAATCAAAAGCTGAAAAAATTCAACTAACCCATGAGGAAAAGATCCATAGAATGCAGGTATTTGCCCAAAAAGGTGATTTTAGGCAGTTCTATAAACTTGAGCAAGCGGCAAAAGATGGCGATGTCTACGCGATGTACTATACTGGTGAATACTACTATAATAACAAAGAATATAAAGAAGCACTTAAGTATTTCAATGAATCTGCTGAGAAAGGCTATGGACAAGCATACTATAAATTAGCTTCACTATACTATAATGAAGAGCAAAATGGCGTACCATACAATAAAGAAAAAGCAATGTATTATTACAAAAAAGCTGCCGAACTAGGTGTCAGAAATGCTCAGCATATATTAATGCTTATTGAATAA
- the ylqF gene encoding ribosome biogenesis GTPase YlqF, which produces MLHWFPGHMHKATKEFRKKMPSIDIAIEIVDARIPDSSSNHVLEQIVGDKPIIKILSKNDLADTTITKQWLDFYKGSAIAVNTLEDKNIVKRILDLAQKKCPQRGTVLKPIRAIIFGLPNVGKSTMINKLAGRKVAKTGNEPAVTKLQQRIDISKTFMIFDTPGIMFPSPKSESSAFRIAAIGSIRDTAMDYEGTACYLLNFFREKNTKNFLARYNFISEKDLLEKHPQEILKDVSNAKTNSNIKQAAKNIVHDFRAGHFGNVSLEDPQTVEAEKEQILLEQQQLQQNL; this is translated from the coding sequence ATGTTACATTGGTTTCCTGGGCATATGCATAAAGCCACCAAAGAATTTCGTAAAAAAATGCCTTCGATTGATATTGCTATTGAGATTGTTGATGCACGCATACCAGACTCTAGCAGCAATCATGTTTTAGAACAAATTGTTGGTGACAAACCGATTATAAAAATACTCTCAAAAAATGATCTAGCAGATACTACAATTACCAAACAATGGCTAGATTTCTACAAAGGTAGTGCGATTGCAGTAAACACTCTTGAGGATAAAAATATTGTCAAAAGAATTCTTGATTTAGCACAAAAAAAATGTCCACAAAGAGGCACTGTACTAAAACCTATTAGAGCAATTATCTTTGGTCTGCCAAATGTAGGCAAATCTACAATGATAAATAAACTTGCAGGTCGTAAAGTTGCCAAAACAGGCAATGAACCAGCAGTGACGAAACTACAACAACGCATCGATATTAGCAAAACTTTTATGATATTTGATACTCCAGGGATTATGTTTCCTAGCCCTAAAAGTGAAAGTAGCGCTTTTAGAATCGCAGCTATTGGCTCTATCCGTGATACTGCGATGGATTATGAAGGTACAGCTTGTTATCTTCTAAATTTTTTCAGAGAAAAAAATACAAAAAACTTCTTAGCTCGCTACAACTTCATTAGCGAAAAAGATTTGTTAGAGAAACATCCTCAAGAGATACTTAAAGATGTTTCAAATGCAAAAACTAATTCAAATATCAAACAAGCTGCTAAAAATATAGTCCATGATTTCCGTGCTGGGCACTTTGGCAACGTCTCGTTAGAAGATCCTCAAACTGTCGAAGCTGAGAAAGAACAAATACTACTAGAGCAACAACAACTACAACAAAATCTCTAA
- the nagA gene encoding N-acetylglucosamine-6-phosphate deacetylase yields MQSYILKGGKIYAQNDFEAKDIVVKDNIISAILDDAKAATFNLPIIELSSDDYVIPGFIDIHIHGSKGADVMDGDVDALAVISKSLYTQGVTSYLATTMTAANEQILKAMHAIKDYNSQTHLDSAKIVGVHLEGPFISPGKIGAQNPNYLQEADVTKMTNWHNACDGLIKKITIAPEIKNANKVIEFCNSKNIISSIGHTNCTMAQALEAIEQGCSHATHLFNAMSPIEHRNPGAATALLMSKKVLAELIVDGIHLHPDMVKFTYTIKGSDNIALITDAMSAQSAGEGVFELGGQKVIVKDGQARLENGVLAGSVLTMNKALENFLKFTNCSLYDAVKMTSTNQAKSLGLKKGQIKVGFDAEFVILDKNYQVKQVIG; encoded by the coding sequence ATGCAAAGCTATATTCTAAAAGGTGGCAAAATTTATGCCCAAAATGATTTTGAAGCTAAGGATATTGTTGTCAAAGATAATATTATCAGTGCTATACTTGATGATGCAAAGGCAGCTACTTTTAATTTACCTATCATTGAGCTAAGTTCTGATGATTATGTGATACCTGGGTTTATCGATATCCATATCCATGGTTCAAAAGGTGCTGATGTAATGGATGGTGATGTTGATGCTTTAGCTGTAATCTCTAAATCACTATATACACAAGGAGTTACTAGCTATCTGGCAACTACAATGACAGCAGCAAATGAGCAAATTCTCAAAGCAATGCACGCGATCAAAGATTATAATTCTCAAACTCACTTGGATAGTGCAAAAATTGTTGGTGTTCATCTTGAGGGGCCATTTATATCGCCAGGTAAGATTGGTGCTCAAAATCCTAATTACCTCCAAGAAGCAGATGTTACTAAAATGACAAATTGGCATAATGCTTGTGATGGGTTAATCAAAAAAATCACTATTGCCCCAGAGATTAAGAATGCTAATAAAGTAATCGAATTTTGTAACTCTAAAAATATAATTAGCTCAATAGGTCACACTAATTGTACTATGGCTCAAGCTCTAGAGGCGATAGAGCAGGGTTGTTCACATGCAACACATTTATTTAATGCAATGAGTCCTATCGAGCATCGTAATCCTGGTGCAGCAACAGCCTTATTAATGTCAAAAAAAGTTTTAGCAGAATTGATAGTCGATGGTATACATTTACACCCTGATATGGTCAAGTTTACCTATACTATAAAGGGTAGTGATAATATTGCTTTAATCACTGATGCGATGTCTGCTCAAAGTGCTGGAGAAGGTGTCTTTGAATTAGGTGGTCAGAAAGTAATAGTCAAAGATGGTCAAGCAAGATTAGAGAATGGTGTACTAGCAGGAAGCGTCTTGACAATGAATAAGGCTCTAGAGAATTTCTTGAAATTTACAAATTGTAGTCTCTATGATGCTGTGAAAATGACAAGTACAAATCAGGCTAAGTCATTAGGGCTTAAAAAAGGTCAAATCAAAGTAGGCTTTGATGCTGAGTTTGTAATTCTCGATAAAAATTATCAAGTTAAACAAGTTATTGGTTAG